GACAGATAAGACCAACATTCTCAACAGACATGTCCACCGGCCTCTCCAGTATCAGTAGGGCTGGGTCGTTGACTAGGGATTCATTGTTGAACTGTTCATGAATAATCACTTCTCGCACCTTCACATCTTGTGTGGGGTAAAACTCATTCTTGGTCTGGGAATCCCACTCGCCTGCTACCACCTCTAGGTTGTCCTTCCTGTAATTACAAAGAGAATGTATACAATAAGATTGGAAcgaatattgtatgtttggtattCGAGAGGTTTTGGACATCACGAAACTTACCCTCTCACACAATGTGCAGCTGAGAGCACCACCTGAGGATGTATCAGTGAGCCACCACACTGGTAGACACTGACAGTCTTGCCACTGTTGCTCAGGGTTGCTCCTGGACGCACCACTGCTACCATCCAAGGGAACTCCCCGTACTGAGCCTCATTATCGTTGTCACCCATGATCCGGAAACCGATTCCCTCGAAGTTTCGCTTCCCGCAATTACTTCCTGTTGGGTTTGGTTTTGGCTTTGGTGTCACTGGGTTTTCAGGTGGTTGGATGTTTTGTACTTCACAGCATGTTTCTAGGTAGTTGTCACACTCGGTGTCATTTTTTAACCTAGGACAAATTTGCTTTGTTTAAATAATCTCACTGttcaaataaattgatttttacaaaacttCTAAGATTCTAAATATAGAGCTTTGGTTTATTGACTTAAGAAAACTATTACCTGATATCAATGAGTTCCACGCCGTCTTCGTTTGTGGGTTTGCGATCATCGCAGGAGTAGTATGGGACACAAATACAGCCAGAGGCGGTTGGCTGGATGTTACGGTTATAGCGTTCTTGCTGGTTTGGTAGTGGCTGCTGAGGGTAGTTGGGTTCTGTGTCGTTTCCCCCGTTATTTCCTATGTTATTGAGATCGGAAGATGGAAGGTTTTCACACCCAGGACCACCAGAGTCATTGAATTCCGTAACTGAGTACAGTTAAAAAGATAAAGCAGAATATCCAAAGCATATGGATCACTTAAAGGGCCTAAAGAGCAACTTGGACAACCAGACTCCTCATTTAAAccagaattatatatataatatggtgATTTAGATGGTGCAATTAATTATTGGTTGTATCATATGTGTAATTTCCAAGCCACAGCCTTTTAAGATAACTTTcctaaaaacagaaaaaacagtTTTACCACTCCACGAGGAATTATAGCCATTTAACATagaaaatttgtgtaattttggaAACAGGCTCAAAtgacaattaaataaatagatataaatagcATATTTCAATAGTGGTGTTTTGCAGGCACTGGAGCAGTTACATAATTTGCCGACAGTAAGGTTATTTGGGGAAGTGAGATAAATaaacagggtgagtcagaaatatgataaaatattttaagacgtgattgtacagctaaaaataagaaaaaaattgtatataaaggtaggtccggaaacgctccattagtgagtaatggctagcgaaagattctgctttgttttcagttcaacaggtgaaattaagtgattctaaaatgttttgttcttactttttaactcaaataaggtggatttataaggaaactcatctgaaaaatcaaataaaaccactctataGGTTGTAGTATgaacagtttttgaaaaaaagtatgaaatttgccaaaaatctaataacaaaaataccgtcttaaatgtttatgtccaataacattgttaactgaccagtaaacaaattgtttttcctaatacagattgtagagaatttaattctgaaaacaaccataataagcaaagttaactaaatatataacaagttatgaaattgactccttacgtattacactacacagcaaacttttgctgttttataataaggaatgagtatctgattggtaacagctggtaataattaatcatttaaacaacagctgtttaaacatatttaaataataaataaacagctgggtatttattattagatgacatatgtcacctcattgttgaacaaaagtACAAACTGTAAAGGTACTGTGTTACTGTAaagagcgtttccggacctacttttatataacatttttttcttatttttagctctacaatcacgtcttaaaatattttaccatatttctgactcaccttgtatatatgatacaaattcggattgtttaaagttttataatttctttcgacgataattttttaaagataaatgaaatgtattacattaagaatattaatgttttcaGTTCAAGGTTACACCTATCTATTAAAAAAccattatcttaaatttaatatgttgcGAGTACACCTTCCATTTAAGATAACATTTGtttacctttatttaaaattatgtgcaaaaagtaacaatatgtttataatataacatagttTACTATATTCgttcaatatatttacaaaacaactatTCATTGATTCGAATTAAATAATATCGAATAAAATTgaactacatatttatataaatatggaaaaataattcaaattattattattatttagcatagtttaagaaatttgttatataaacaagTAACGATAATTCTGACTTCCTAACTAAATTAGTGCAAAACTATTAACTACCTATTTTATATATACGTAAGCGTTTGTGTATGAGAAATTAgttataattactattatttaaaattgttactaagcTTGAAGACATTTATGacagcaatattttaataatttatttacaagatcGATCGTGAAATAGCATcgagtttgaaattttattttctagtaaTGGAGACCCTTCTGTGATGGAATGAGAAGGGCCAGTTTCACCGTTTAAAGAATTTACAATAAGGACTTGTATGAATATTCGTGATgcattatgttttgaaaatatggtaaGATCGTTCAAAACAGATGAGTAGGATAGATTACACGacctttcaaataatatattatgtcttcttttctattgttaaaaaatgtcaACTATGTTCCCCTGTTGATGTTTACTTTAATATTGCGAATCGCTCATTCAGATGTTTCATAAATTCTTCTTCCAATATGAGTTTATGGAGATTTTATACAGCGTAGGGGAATAAGAGGACCTCCATGTGAAGGTTTCCATATTACTCCTGAAGGTTATTATGATAAGATGCtcttagtataaataatataaaaaaacaattgtcaaaagTCAAAAATGGTAACTtcgaatgaaataaaaattgtatacgaAATGTAGGGACTCCACTTATACCTAATGATGCTGCTACAATGGATTACACgcaaataatagtataaatgtgACAGCTGAATATAATTATGTCATGCaaaacaaactgttacaaaatgtAGGTGATTCAAAATCTCTAAGTGACATtgcagtaaaatgttttaaggatTTTGTTATAtaccaacatatatatatatatatatatatatatatatatatatatatatattatatatatatcactggGGTTTTTTGACAAAACTATAAGGAACATACGAGATGCACTATACGCAGGTGAAGAAGTAAGTTAGAGAACACTTCATAAGATAATACTAACTATTAACAATGCAAGTAATCAAGATGCATCAGAtgtaaagataataaatttagCATATGGTACAAAACGATACCGATGCAGTAAATGTGAGATGTTTCAGACATGCAATTTCCAAAATTACTAAAGCGTTAGAGTCAATTACAAAGGTTAGGTGGTCCATTGTTTGTTCATATCCACAAGCATACCTGATGGAATTCCTGAAGGTATAAATGAAAGAAACTATTTAGACTGTGATTATATTTATAGTAGAAGGCATgaccaaaataacaaactgatgTTATAATACTCAAGTATCGTAGTAATTTGTGTCGTCAGACAGGCGATTGTGTTCTGTTTTTGTGTTGAGGTAAAATGTTAGAAAGGGCCAATTCGGCCCTAATTCGCATCTGTACTCATGTAcatatgaacaaaattataactgtatTGTTCATCCCTTTTTTCTaaccaattaaattttgtactcttatagaaaataaagtaagaaactGAAAATTGTTTCCCAccgttaaatattttttgctataGTAAACTTACgctaaagaaagaaattaaaacaacacacaacagacacaaagtgaaatattttttaacaaggaaatattttaatatgcattatTGATATTTGTTCTTATCTAATAAAGGAGTTTCACTGCACCTACAGCTATCCATATCTTCCTCAATCACCAATGATCATTTTATaccaattagtatttaaattatcacacaataaacaaaatattttccccAAACATGTTTGTGCAGGGCAGCAGATTCTATGTAAAGTCTCTTGTTTGATACAGTgaacaaattatacagtttttaattgaaaactacACTACCAGtcttttttcatttgtaataaaactaaaataaaaaaaatactggcagtatagttaaaaatatctttcaaaattcaTCAGAAAAATGCTTTTACAAACTTTCCATCCTCAGCTTTGATTCTGGCAGAAGACAAACTGACACTTACTAGAGAtgcaatatattattaactactGAACTTACAGAAAATGGTATCAGGGTCACACTCAGACAACCCAGGTGTTCTCTGTGTAGTGTGTCGTGTGTCTGCAGGGTGGCCTCTCCCCAGAGCCAATAACCCTATAGTGATTACCAGCACTGATAATACCATCTAAGGGAAAACAAACATGTCTATTACTACACATGTggaaatgtaacataaaaacGAAGTAATATGATAACTCAACTTTACACTGCAATAAAaactcaattataaaataataataaggaaaacaATACGTCTTAACATCTTAACCCTGTTAAAGGTGTGATGAGCTAACTCCCTTTGGGAACTTCACTCACAAAAACTGAAGACAAACGGCATCAACAGTGAttgaataattattgattataacagGATGTGAGTTAAGAATATAGAAGGAAGGAGTGAGCCCACACTACATATTGTGTAACAGGATTGGctaggctgcatgcaaaatttcatatatatttcatttcattttttggtATGTCCTGCagacaaacaaacagacaaacaatcatatagaaaaaatattttaaaatcattagaAAAACTGGTCCAACATAGGCCGATAAAATTCGTTCATGCAAACAACAGTCAccaaaagaatttctatttatgcGATTAGATACCCGTTCCTTCAGGCAAAAGAAATGCACCGCAATGGATACACCAAATTTCAAACTGTTCTAAGGCGTGATATTACACAACTGCAGTAACGGCACATTTATATGtcggaaaataattattaagttctaaagcAAATCTTGTAGACGCCAAAACATCTAAATCATGAGACATTTCTGCTCGTATAATGTTATGTGAGGTTTGCAGGTATTTGACTTTAGCAGTAAGTGTGGGAGGAAgtatatgaaatagataaatagatttaattttacaaaaagtgaagttatttataaacttatattacaatcaaatttcCTTTCGGTTTTCCATTCACTTAATTCAtacaaaaattcttatttttactcTGTGGCATTTCTGATTAAACGGCTCACTACTCTTGTTATGATACGTCAGATGTCATTTACTATagaatttaaacaaagaaacaaaaaataagtattgatttttgtagaagttttatttgcttttaaaaaacggataaaacaacgttttctaaaaaataatgaaacctAGCTACATCGATTTATCACCCCCGAAACCACATGCatactaaatttcatgaaaatcgttGGAGCCGTTTCCGagattcagattatatatttacaagaatTGTTCGCAGGTACTATAGgttattttatgatatatgtatatttaaaatgtcattattgCACTCAGTGtgcttaaacattttatttattttgtgatattttcaTTGCTgtcgtggttacccataagaacaatgtaaaaatatttgctaatactCTTCAATGacgcccagccaaatcccatgataTGACATGCGCCCATGCCTGAACCCGATGTTCCCTATATGgaaatgaaatttcatatatttcatgtctataggttagtttgttctcaAAATGTGCTGTGGAAGACAGACACACAGATGATTAACGATTTCAGCCCATCAAGTAGTAGGCTtgactaacactcagccaataaatattttgtgtgtgaagATTTGGCACAAACCTTCTCCCTTTTCATAACATACATAACGATTTTCTTACCCCTAAAAGTACTTCAGTGATTTAGATTCCCATGGTTTCAAATGCATCGTTACACAGTtgaaaatagatattttttccaaaaacatttatatCTACATAGTTTTATGTTACATTAAAGAAAAAGCCTTGGTGAAATCCATTAGCAGTTTCAAATTGGTGTATATTTAAGACTATCATGATGTACTGTATAcggtttaacatttttgaaatatacagtgaagttatgtataattttatgacaataacattttttttttttttttttcaaaacaataactcattcgtttatattaaaacaaacagttttagGGATACAAATTGTACATTTGTTAAATCTCAAGGACCATCATTAATAGtagatgtttatttaaaactgttttagtgagttttatgaaaattgtttgttcttttactaattttttttaaatatacttgcgTAACATATTTGgtttggttaaaatataaaaagttggaTTGGtttaagtttatgtttaaacAAAGGTACAGTTGGACTGTTTCATGAAATGTACTATCAATGTGTCCCATATCAAATATTCGTACTGAAAACCTTAACTCTAATTTCAGgagtattataatacatttttgcataCTATATATAataggagagagagagaaagagtaaaacagatacaaattctaacagtatgtttataaattatttacttcaaattagGATTTGGGGAATTTATAATCattatgaaagtaaaagttaATGTGGAAACGAGTTAATGTGAAAACAGGTTTCTGAGCATGAATCTGGAAAAAACAAACGACAATCTACAACCAGATTTTTAATTATGAGCACCTATTTTCGAatctttgaaattaatttaagtctGTTTCACAAACTGcatttgcattattatttaatgaatattcgTGCCATTTATTAAAAAGcgtttatattttgatttggCTGTGTCATCTAAAAGTTTACATAGTTATACTTTTGGCGTTTAGTTACCGTATATGGtatattttattcctaattaGTTGTTTCTAGTATCAGATTAGTTATTTAATTCACCAAATCTTACTTTGATTTGTTAACTTCATGTAAAAGACTATCTCGAttccaataacatattttttacaggtgaaaacaatattatacagaaGCAAATAcaactaactaaataaaaatttacagaagtGATGATAATGAATTTACGGtgaaccataaacaaattaataatattcagtaTCACACAGCGTTGTAAATGCAAAATGGTCACATTTTCAATctgtaaataactaataataagtaTTTCACCTTCAGGTTAACCAATCTAAAAGGCCTTGGCTATCCACTTACTTGTGCTGTGCTGCTGCTTCTTCTTGTTCACAGCCACCACCACTGCCACTGCCTTGTCAGTCCTCTATCGTCCGTCTATAGGGTTATCTACTGTCTGTGACGACATGGGGATAACAAGTATTATTCTCATTCGTGCCAATCATCGCTTAAACCTTTATTTAACTGTGACTCATAGAGTACtagtttatgtaaacaaaaatattcaggATTCATATGTATATACACTGTTCTAAAAACATAAAGTTCCTTGTCTGCATGACAGTTGATCGTGTTACTTTATTCATTTGAAATGTTGAACTTTtcactaaaataacaataacaaataatacgtATATAAGGAAAATAAGATAAGTCACTAAACTGAAAGTGTTATAGTAAAGTTTGAAATACAAGACGAGTTAAAGAAATTCAGATGGAATTTGTTTGCAATATTTTCCTTATATTCCACTTGTTGAAAATCAGGTTTAAGGACAGGTCAACTCTTGGCCCATGACATCAACCGGTTCTAAAACGATTCCCATTAATTCCGTGTACAAACGTTACAACATTATAAAGAATATTCCTGTAGATGGAACATAAAGTAATGTCTTTTTAGGCAAACTGATTACATGCAATACTTGTGATATAGTATATATAGAATCTGCTCGTACTATTTATTTATGGTATGAAATAATGCTATATACAAAGTTTGTCTAATACACGTAATATGTTATTGACAATTATTGTGTGAAATCATTTCGAAATGTAAGTAAAGGGTTTACGTATTCTGTAAGTGTCTTGTTATTTCATAAATTGTTCGAAATCGACAGGTATAGTATAATAAACAAACGTATTTCATACTTTGCCTAGTCATCGTAAAGATACCTACAAATGCCCTGGCGCGACAGACACGTAACAACTTGCTTACTAGGTTTGTTTAGATTAGTTTAGTTCAGGTTAAGgagtattaacatttaaagtaatttgatgtaattttcagatttaaaataattaattttgtactttgcCCAAGAAGCCtagtatgaatttaatattatatgatatgAATAGGTATTATATATAAACTGATATCTCTGTTTGTTAAAAACTACTTTGAACAGTTCGCTCAATACTAAATTGCGATTATAGTCAGTTTGTAGAGAAAACAACTTGGCTATTTGTTTGTCTTCtatgaaaataaatcaaagacAGAATTTTAACTGAATCCGAAATGAGATCCtgaaaattaaaccaaaattaacatacatttattttgtttacgatATGAATATACAAAGTATTAGTGTAACTTAAATTCTATTAACAACtaacgaaaaatattaattatattaatattacttaccgtaatgttaaataaataccgtatgtatttatctttgttaaaataatgtaatgtattgcaGAGTTGTATTACTGTTGtgtaaatgaatacaattttgtgCCATCACTGGGTTAAGGTTTTAGGTTATCAAATCAGAGCAAAAACAATCAAGTTCGGACGAAATAAAAAGAATGGTTTAGGCCTGGGGCATTAATTATATTAACCACGTGACACTATGGCCTCGTGCAGGCAACGACCCATCAGATTATCTTCGTttctttggaaatatttatagagACTGATAacgagaaattttatttttctgaaacttatTTTCAGGAAAGATCTTAGACTGACCATTTTGTAAAGTTTGAACTGTATGccttaattcattttaatttctacTTAAGAAAGAGAAGCAAACAGACGATAAACTAAGCAAGATGGAACTAACTTTGTATGTTATTTGGcattattttgatttgataaacGAAGTGAGGCCGTTTGGACATCCTGTATATAGGCTACCACAATACTTCAATGGTTATCTACAGCTACTGTAGATTAGTAAAATCTCCAGACAAGAATAGacacactttttatatatatttaactccTTTCTTCAAAGAGCACATTGAGTCCACAGAACCCCACATAAACTTCTTTTACAATTATGtcactttaaatttgtttttggaatttttggtcttgtaatgttttaagattatggagtttacaaatgtttaaaagtagTACTATTATATTCACACGCTAACACTGAGAGTGATTGTCCCATCAGTGTTGTGAAAATTggaactaataatgcatcttcggTTTGTATTTCGAGATTATGTTCAAATGTGAAATCTtcctttcttccgactgagctggaatggacaaatatatatatatatatatatatatatatatatatatatatatatatatatatatatatatatatatatatatacagggtgtacataaagtcctgcactggtataaatattttctaaacgataacagataaatgaacaaattttggtacatcaatactacacctaaaaatctactttttgaaggaactataagtttttctgtaatatcatgggacgtcccgcaaggagtcagaaggaaatcttaaataggagcatagtcaatatgcacatcattttaaaagggcttatctagcagagtttaatgccgcaaaccgcactcaaaaagattgatccataCAAAATGCGGCTGTTCAAAgttttttacttggttacatttcattagtagccataaccccggtaaagcaaaactgcaaccaaacgaatactgcagataaatactacaatttgattgtcagttgtacagaagtgaattacgacgtaggttatcctcaaggggtacaaattTGGTTCCTAATATATTGattaacggggaaaacctgataacagtaacaattagaaagctcgtTACCTATGGGTCacagtttggactttccaattagccagtctattcatagtagctattctagttttcttgttttagtagtgctgtcccaacctttctatcagtgcactttagtacaaaaagtttgtcgtattgcttgtagttcttcaactacactatgtcgcttgacgaacgtgaaacgtataaacacttcttatgatggttggttggggaaacaacagacgatcacacgaggaagcatgccatttaatttcatgactactttcacgagaggcagccaatttctagaaaaACTGTAGGgaagaactgttcaacgctttatggaaacaagaagtgtttccgatcgtcataggacaggaaggcccgctactacgacaactgaaggcaactctttagatgtattgcagtcatttattgagaatccgcaagagtccctacgctcagcaacacaaactcatgacatctctgttacgtctgttaaaaagattctgaaagggtctaattttaagccttataaagttgatttggtgcacgaactcaacgaagatgattttgatcgacgtatagaattttgtgaaactatgatggccaaaatagattgcaacgaaattgatgcaaacaatattgtgttttcagacgagtgttcatttatgctgaatggaagcgtaaacaggcacaattgccgttactggagtagcgaaaatcctcactggatgcaggaggcacatacgcagtatccactaaaggtgaatgtctggcttggtgtgataggtaccctacccagttggtaggtcctttctttattgaaggaaatttaagtgcaatatcataccaacgtttgctagaaaatgaaattacaccagcacttcgaaacatgtttggagaacattaccagaatatctggttttcaacaggacggagcacccccaccactacggcattgacgtaagagcctatttaaacaccgttaccaatatattaggaccaaatttgtaacccttgaggataacctacgtcataattcacttctgtacaactgacaatcacaatgtagtatttatctgcagtattcgtttggttgcagttttgctttaacCGGGGTTTATGGCTACTAAttaaatgtaaccaagtaaaaactttgaacagccgccatttttgtactggatcaatctttttgagtgcggtttgcggcattaaactct
The Homalodisca vitripennis isolate AUS2020 chromosome 1, UT_GWSS_2.1, whole genome shotgun sequence DNA segment above includes these coding regions:
- the LOC124374899 gene encoding phenoloxidase-activating factor 2-like gives rise to the protein MVLSVLVITIGLLALGRGHPADTRHTTQRTPGLSECDPDTIFFTEFNDSGGPGCENLPSSDLNNIGNNGGNDTEPNYPQQPLPNQQERYNRNIQPTASGCICVPYYSCDDRKPTNEDGVELIDIRLKNDTECDNYLETCCEVQNIQPPENPVTPKPKPNPTGSNCGKRNFEGIGFRIMGDNDNEAQYGEFPWMVAVVRPGATLSNSGKTVSVYQCGGSLIHPQVVLSAAHCVRGKDNLEVVAGEWDSQTKNEFYPTQDVKVREVIIHEQFNNESLVNDPALLILERPVDMSVENVGLICLPGANENMDGRDCVASGWGKDSFGKEGKYQAILKRVDVPTVPRLPCLEALRTTRLGQRFKLHESFICAGGQPGKDTCKGDGGSPLVCPSRNNPNVYVQAGIVAWGIKCGTVTPGVYVNVPYFIDWINNKLRARNIFLDS